From Nonomuraea helvata, a single genomic window includes:
- a CDS encoding type 1 glutamine amidotransferase yields MSDVLIIQNSRSGGPSRLGGWLEEAGLGLDVVLAHEGAALPARLDHAAVVMLGGGYLPGDDDRAPWLADARRLVGQALEDGVPMFGICLGGQLLAEVAGGEVTGDTGTPENGSLPLTIRPEAAADPLFHGLPRQVPAIEHHKDAITRLPAGAVWLAETDACPYQAFRVGERAWGVQFHPEVLPARIREWSPDGFDPEQVYAQAVADEPVSTPIWHRVTTRFAALAVGAGDVHREVSASTSPSPA; encoded by the coding sequence ATGAGTGACGTGCTGATCATTCAGAACAGCAGGAGCGGCGGCCCCAGCCGGCTGGGCGGCTGGCTGGAGGAGGCCGGGCTGGGCCTGGACGTCGTGCTCGCCCACGAGGGCGCTGCCCTGCCCGCCCGCCTCGACCACGCCGCCGTCGTCATGCTCGGCGGCGGCTACCTACCCGGCGACGACGACAGGGCGCCGTGGCTGGCCGATGCCAGACGGCTCGTGGGTCAGGCGCTGGAGGACGGCGTGCCGATGTTCGGCATCTGCCTGGGCGGCCAGCTGCTCGCGGAGGTCGCGGGCGGCGAGGTGACCGGCGACACGGGAACGCCGGAGAACGGCAGCCTGCCGCTCACGATCCGGCCCGAGGCCGCCGCCGACCCGCTGTTCCACGGGCTTCCCCGTCAGGTGCCCGCGATCGAGCACCACAAGGACGCGATCACCCGGCTGCCCGCCGGGGCCGTCTGGCTGGCGGAGACCGATGCCTGCCCGTACCAGGCGTTCCGGGTGGGCGAGCGGGCCTGGGGCGTGCAGTTCCACCCCGAGGTGCTGCCCGCGCGCATCCGGGAGTGGTCGCCGGACGGGTTCGACCCCGAGCAGGTGTACGCGCAGGCGGTGGCGGACGAGCCGGTGTCCACGCCGATCTGGCACCGGGTGACCACCCGCTTCGCCGCGTTGGCCGTTGGGGCGGGAGACGTACACCGAGAGGTCAGCGCGAGTACGAGTCCCAGCCCAGCTTGA
- a CDS encoding DUF5655 domain-containing protein, whose product MTRWTCPECDREFGRARQSHVCVPGCTVDETFAPHPPVYREIYDRLVGRLRRLGPLHEDAVRVGVFLKSERKFAEIRPKARSLNLWLELPRQVEHPLIARALPIAGGRTAHVFKLNRVADVDEQILDWMAEAYDE is encoded by the coding sequence GTGACCCGGTGGACGTGCCCGGAGTGCGATCGGGAGTTCGGACGCGCGCGGCAGTCGCACGTGTGCGTGCCGGGCTGCACGGTGGACGAGACGTTCGCGCCGCACCCGCCGGTCTACCGCGAGATCTACGACCGGCTGGTCGGGCGGCTCAGGCGGCTCGGGCCGCTCCACGAGGACGCGGTGCGGGTCGGGGTGTTCCTCAAGAGCGAGCGCAAGTTCGCCGAGATACGCCCGAAGGCGCGCAGCCTCAACCTGTGGCTGGAGCTGCCCAGGCAGGTCGAGCACCCGCTGATCGCCCGGGCACTGCCGATCGCCGGCGGGCGGACGGCACACGTCTTCAAGCTCAACCGCGTGGCGGACGTGGACGAGCAGATCTTGGACTGGATGGCGGAGGCCTACGATGAGTGA
- a CDS encoding bifunctional 5,10-methylenetetrahydrofolate dehydrogenase/5,10-methenyltetrahydrofolate cyclohydrolase gives MRTLTGKELAAAIRAQTEAEAAAGPQPRLAVVVATADEASLWYVRSIAKAAASVGIACDVVDLGAEAAPERIDDTLAKLSADANVHGVMLQTPLPAGASAQRLAAAIDPRKDVDGANPLSLGRLAAGLPAFAPATAAAVLALLDHYEVELQGRRAVVVGRSTVVGKPLAHLLLDRHATVTVCHSRTRDLASVTSTAEVLVAAVGRPALIGAGHVAPGAVVIDVGTNPTDDGGLIGDVDFGAVAEVAGALTPVPGGVGPVTTALLLRHTARAANLP, from the coding sequence GTGAGGACGCTGACCGGGAAAGAGCTGGCCGCCGCCATCCGGGCCCAGACGGAGGCCGAGGCGGCGGCGGGCCCGCAGCCGCGGCTGGCCGTGGTCGTGGCCACGGCCGACGAGGCGAGCCTGTGGTACGTCCGGTCGATCGCCAAGGCGGCCGCCAGCGTGGGCATCGCCTGCGACGTGGTCGACCTCGGCGCCGAGGCCGCGCCGGAGCGGATCGACGACACGCTGGCCAAGCTCAGCGCCGACGCCAACGTCCACGGCGTCATGCTGCAGACCCCGCTCCCGGCGGGCGCCTCCGCGCAGCGGCTGGCCGCCGCCATCGATCCGCGCAAGGACGTCGACGGCGCCAACCCGCTCTCGCTCGGCCGGCTCGCCGCCGGGCTGCCCGCGTTCGCGCCCGCCACGGCGGCGGCCGTGCTGGCGCTGCTCGACCACTACGAGGTGGAGCTGCAGGGGCGGCGGGCGGTGGTGGTCGGGCGTTCGACCGTGGTGGGCAAGCCGCTGGCGCACCTGCTGCTCGACCGGCACGCCACCGTCACGGTCTGCCACTCGCGCACCCGCGACCTGGCCTCCGTCACCTCCACCGCCGAGGTGCTGGTCGCGGCGGTGGGCCGGCCGGCGCTGATCGGCGCCGGGCACGTCGCGCCGGGCGCGGTGGTGATCGACGTCGGCACCAACCCCACGGACGACGGCGGGCTGATCGGCGACGTCGACTTCGGCGCGGTGGCGGAGGTGGCGGGGGCGCTCACCCCGGTGCCCGGTGGCGTCGGCCCGGTGACGACCGCGCTGCTGCTCCGCCACACGGCCCGCGCGGCGAACCTGCCATGA
- a CDS encoding cyclodeaminase/cyclohydrolase family protein — translation MRDTRIVDFLAELADRAPAPGGGATAALHAAQAAALLGMVARYTTGEKYASHAETVVAAIAETDTLRARSLRLAEEDAAAFTAVTDAYRLPKGEERSAAIARALAGAAEPPARVVEAAKRVIELCEVLLPISNRNVVTDVAAAAEAARAALTTARVNVEVNLSGIKDERVREQLNHRVSGVDAAVARADWVTAEVREEIKS, via the coding sequence ATGCGCGACACAAGGATCGTCGACTTCCTGGCCGAACTTGCCGACAGAGCGCCTGCGCCGGGAGGTGGCGCGACGGCGGCCCTGCACGCGGCGCAGGCCGCCGCGCTGCTCGGCATGGTCGCCCGCTACACGACCGGGGAGAAGTACGCGAGCCACGCCGAGACCGTCGTCGCCGCGATCGCCGAGACCGACACGTTGCGGGCCCGGTCGTTGCGGCTGGCCGAGGAGGACGCGGCGGCGTTCACCGCGGTCACCGACGCGTACCGGCTGCCGAAGGGCGAGGAGCGCAGCGCCGCCATCGCCAGGGCGCTGGCCGGCGCGGCCGAGCCGCCCGCCAGAGTGGTCGAGGCCGCCAAGCGGGTGATCGAGCTGTGCGAGGTGCTGCTGCCGATCTCCAACCGCAACGTCGTCACCGACGTGGCCGCCGCCGCGGAGGCCGCACGCGCCGCGCTCACCACGGCCAGGGTGAACGTCGAGGTCAACTTGTCAGGCATCAAGGACGAGCGGGTACGCGAGCAGCTGAACCACCGTGTCTCCGGCGTGGACGCGGCCGTCGCCAGGGCAGACTGGGTGACCGCCGAGGTACGCGAGGAGATCAAGTCGTGA
- a CDS encoding superoxide dismutase produces the protein MRSAILKTALSAFAAVLLVSAPAQAGAKPDTFALPNGFQPEGIATGPGPYAYFGSRATGDIYRADLRTGKGSVISKGPGTPSLGLKTDGRGRLFVAGGSGGNARVIDLRTGEVLKSYTLATGPSFVNDVILTGHAAYFTDSTNPVLYKLPLGRGGSLPGEAVKIPLSGAIQYTTGNNANGIAPSPDRESLLIVQSNTGKLFEADPSSGVTTEVDLGGESLVNGDGLLLSGRTLYAVQNRLNTVAVVSLARDGSSGKVVKRLTDPRFDVPTTVATFGDRLYLPNARFTTTPTPDTPYTVVAIAP, from the coding sequence ATGAGATCCGCGATCCTGAAGACCGCACTCAGCGCCTTCGCCGCCGTCCTGCTGGTCAGCGCGCCCGCGCAGGCCGGGGCGAAGCCCGACACGTTCGCCCTGCCGAACGGGTTCCAGCCGGAGGGCATCGCGACCGGGCCGGGGCCGTACGCCTACTTCGGCTCCCGCGCGACCGGCGACATCTACCGGGCCGACCTGCGCACCGGCAAGGGGTCCGTCATCAGCAAGGGCCCGGGCACGCCTTCGCTCGGGCTGAAGACCGACGGGCGCGGGCGGCTGTTCGTGGCCGGGGGCAGCGGGGGGAACGCCCGGGTGATCGACCTGCGTACCGGGGAGGTGCTCAAGTCGTACACGCTGGCCACGGGGCCGTCGTTCGTCAACGACGTCATCCTCACGGGTCACGCCGCGTACTTCACCGACTCCACCAACCCGGTGCTCTACAAGCTCCCGCTCGGGCGCGGCGGCTCGCTGCCCGGGGAGGCCGTCAAGATCCCGCTCTCGGGCGCCATCCAGTACACGACAGGCAACAACGCCAATGGCATCGCCCCCAGCCCCGACCGCGAGTCGCTGCTGATCGTCCAGTCCAACACCGGCAAGCTGTTCGAGGCCGACCCGTCCTCCGGGGTCACCACCGAGGTGGACCTGGGCGGCGAGTCGCTCGTCAACGGCGACGGCCTGCTGCTGTCCGGGCGGACCCTGTACGCGGTGCAGAACCGCCTGAACACGGTCGCCGTCGTGAGCCTGGCGCGGGACGGCTCGTCCGGCAAGGTCGTGAAACGGCTGACCGATCCCCGCTTCGACGTTCCGACGACGGTGGCCACCTTCGGTGACCGCCTCTACCTGCCCAACGCCCGCTTCACGACGACCCCGACCCCTGACACGCCGTACACGGTGGTCGCCATCGCTCCCTGA
- a CDS encoding FAD-dependent monooxygenase, translating into MTNSRQLANRTVLISGASVAGPALAYWLRRYGFTPTVVELAPELREGGYKVDLRGVAMQVVERMGMLETVRRSSTAIRGGSWVAKSGKPLATLGPDLIGMRAPGDDEVMRGDLARLLYDATRDSCEYLFGDTITSLHEGPDGVDVTFRHAPPRRFDLVIGADGLHSTVRRLAFGPEERYVHPLGMHAAVFTVPNHLGLDHWELLYPTPGKVVNVYATRPDTAKAQFVFPSPAVLPDRYDRAAQQRILTEAFAGVGWESETLLRAMPYSPDFYFTPVSQVRMDHWSAGRIALVGDAAYSPSPLSGQGTSLALVGAYVLAGELSAAAGDHRAAYVGYREAMREYVDVNVTLGASNAAQMVAGSPGAIRMQTTMMRLVNRLPWKDLAMRPIMKPLNQAANALTLAAY; encoded by the coding sequence ATGACGAACTCACGGCAACTCGCCAACCGCACCGTTCTGATCTCCGGCGCCAGCGTGGCCGGCCCCGCCCTGGCCTACTGGCTGCGCCGCTACGGATTCACCCCCACCGTCGTCGAACTGGCGCCCGAACTGCGCGAGGGCGGCTACAAGGTCGACCTGCGCGGCGTGGCCATGCAGGTCGTCGAGCGGATGGGCATGCTGGAGACCGTACGGCGGTCGAGCACCGCGATCCGCGGCGGCTCGTGGGTCGCCAAGAGCGGCAAGCCGCTGGCCACCCTGGGCCCCGACCTCATCGGCATGCGCGCTCCCGGCGACGACGAGGTGATGCGTGGCGACCTCGCCCGGCTCCTCTACGACGCGACACGTGACAGCTGCGAATATCTGTTCGGCGACACCATCACTTCTCTCCACGAGGGTCCCGACGGCGTCGACGTCACCTTCCGCCACGCCCCGCCCCGCCGCTTCGACCTCGTCATCGGCGCCGACGGCCTGCACTCGACCGTGCGACGCCTGGCCTTCGGTCCGGAGGAGCGCTACGTCCACCCCCTCGGGATGCACGCGGCCGTCTTCACCGTCCCCAACCACCTCGGGCTCGACCACTGGGAGCTGCTCTATCCGACGCCCGGCAAGGTGGTGAACGTCTACGCCACCCGGCCCGACACCGCGAAGGCGCAGTTCGTCTTCCCGAGTCCCGCCGTCCTGCCCGACCGCTACGACAGGGCCGCCCAGCAGCGCATACTGACCGAGGCCTTCGCCGGGGTCGGATGGGAGAGCGAGACGCTGCTGCGGGCCATGCCGTACTCGCCGGACTTCTACTTCACGCCGGTCAGCCAGGTCCGCATGGACCACTGGTCCGCCGGCCGGATCGCCCTGGTCGGCGACGCCGCCTACAGCCCGTCCCCGCTGTCCGGGCAGGGCACCAGCCTCGCTCTGGTGGGCGCGTACGTGCTGGCCGGCGAACTGAGCGCGGCGGCGGGCGACCATCGTGCGGCTTATGTCGGATATCGGGAAGCGATGCGCGAGTACGTGGATGTGAACGTGACGCTCGGCGCGAGCAACGCCGCGCAGATGGTCGCGGGCAGCCCGGGGGCGATCAGGATGCAGACCACGATGATGCGGCTGGTCAACCGCCTGCCGTGGAAGGATCTGGCGATGCGGCCGATCATGAAGCCGCTCAACCAGGCCGCCAACGCGCTCACGCTCGCGGCGTACTGA
- a CDS encoding chitosanase — MLTATLLTLSLTVTGAATASTSASVDLTDPHKKDIAMQLVSSAENSSLDWKAQYGYIEDIKDDRGYTAGIIGFCSGTGDMLELVELYAERKPGNVLAKYLPALRKVNGTASHMGLDPNFTKDWKTAAKDSVFQQAQNDERDRVYFNPAVNQAKQDGLRALGQFVYYDAMVMHGPGSDKLSFGGIRKSALAKAKPPAQGGNEVTYLNAFLDARKAAMKAEEAHEDTTRVDTMQRVFLKNGNLDLDPPLTWKVYGDSYTIKK, encoded by the coding sequence GTGCTCACCGCCACACTCCTGACCCTTTCCCTCACTGTCACCGGCGCCGCCACGGCCTCGACCTCGGCCTCGGTTGACCTCACCGATCCGCACAAGAAGGACATCGCCATGCAGCTGGTGTCCAGCGCGGAGAACTCCTCGCTCGACTGGAAGGCCCAGTACGGCTACATCGAGGACATCAAGGACGACCGCGGCTACACGGCCGGGATCATCGGCTTCTGCTCCGGCACGGGCGACATGCTGGAGTTAGTCGAGCTCTACGCCGAGCGCAAGCCCGGCAACGTCCTGGCCAAGTACCTCCCGGCCCTGCGCAAGGTGAACGGCACCGCCTCCCACATGGGTCTCGACCCGAACTTCACCAAGGACTGGAAGACGGCCGCCAAGGACTCCGTCTTCCAGCAGGCCCAGAACGACGAGCGAGACCGCGTCTACTTCAACCCGGCCGTGAATCAGGCCAAGCAGGACGGGCTGCGGGCACTCGGCCAGTTCGTCTACTACGACGCCATGGTCATGCACGGGCCCGGCAGCGACAAGCTGAGCTTCGGCGGCATCAGGAAGTCCGCCCTGGCCAAGGCCAAGCCGCCGGCGCAGGGCGGGAACGAGGTGACGTACCTGAACGCGTTCCTCGACGCGCGGAAGGCGGCGATGAAGGCGGAGGAGGCGCACGAGGATACGACGCGGGTGGACACGATGCAGCGCGTGTTCCTCAAGAACGGCAACCTCGACCTGGACCCGCCGCTGACCTGGAAGGTCTACGGCGACAGCTACACGATCAAGAAGTGA
- a CDS encoding FMN reductase — translation MKIVIVTAGLTQPSSTRLLADRLTDAVTRQLEADVRVIELRDLAVDIANNFVTGFPNGRLREAIEAVTEADGLIAVTPIFSGSYSGLFKSFFDVIENTALAGKPVLIAATGGTARHSLALEHALRPLFAYLRAVVVPTAVYAAAEDWGGASDTFTDGLGPRIARAAEELAGLLRHRGPRAETKEEVVPFEEQLAALRPLS, via the coding sequence ATGAAGATCGTCATCGTCACTGCCGGGCTGACGCAGCCCTCCTCCACCCGCCTGCTCGCCGACCGCCTGACCGACGCCGTCACGCGGCAGCTGGAGGCCGACGTACGCGTGATCGAGCTGCGCGACCTCGCCGTGGACATCGCGAACAACTTCGTGACCGGCTTCCCGAACGGCCGGCTGCGCGAGGCGATCGAGGCGGTGACGGAGGCCGACGGGCTCATCGCGGTCACGCCCATCTTCAGCGGCTCGTACAGCGGCCTGTTCAAGTCGTTCTTCGACGTGATCGAGAACACCGCGCTGGCCGGCAAGCCCGTGCTCATCGCCGCCACCGGCGGCACGGCCCGCCACTCGCTGGCGCTGGAGCACGCGCTGCGCCCGCTCTTCGCCTACCTGCGCGCCGTCGTGGTCCCCACCGCCGTCTACGCGGCCGCGGAGGACTGGGGCGGTGCGAGCGACACCTTCACCGACGGCCTCGGGCCGCGCATCGCCCGCGCCGCGGAGGAACTGGCCGGCCTGCTCCGGCACCGCGGTCCCAGGGCCGAGACCAAGGAGGAGGTCGTTCCGTTCGAGGAGCAACTGGCGGCACTACGTCCCTTGAGTTAG
- a CDS encoding LLM class flavin-dependent oxidoreductase: MQFGIFSVGDVTTDPTAGRTPTEHERIKAMVAIALKAEEVGLDVFATGEHHNPPFVPSSPTTMLGYIAARTERLILSTATTLITTNDPVKIAEDFAMLQHLADGRVDLMLGRGNTGPVYPWFGQDIRNGIPLALENYALLHKLWREDVVDWEGRFRTPLQGFTSTPRPLDGVPPFVWHGSIRSPEIAEQAAYYGDGFFANNIFWPKEHFMRLIHLYRQRYAHYGHGTPEQAVVGLGGQVFMRKNSQDAVREFRPYFDVAPVYGHGPSLEEFMAETPLTVGSPQQVIDRTLEFREHFGDYQRQLFLMDHAGLPLKTVLEQLDILGEEVVPVLRKEFAKDRPAEVPDGPTHASRIPAVTA, encoded by the coding sequence GTGCAGTTCGGAATCTTCAGCGTGGGCGACGTCACCACGGACCCCACCGCGGGCAGGACGCCGACGGAGCACGAGCGGATCAAGGCGATGGTGGCGATCGCGCTCAAGGCCGAGGAGGTCGGGCTCGACGTGTTCGCGACGGGCGAGCACCACAACCCGCCGTTCGTGCCGTCCTCGCCGACCACCATGCTCGGCTACATCGCGGCCAGGACGGAGCGCCTGATCCTGTCCACCGCCACCACGTTGATCACGACCAACGACCCGGTAAAGATCGCCGAAGACTTCGCCATGCTGCAGCACCTGGCGGACGGGCGGGTGGACCTCATGCTGGGCCGGGGCAACACCGGGCCGGTCTACCCCTGGTTCGGGCAGGACATCAGGAACGGCATCCCGCTCGCGCTCGAGAACTACGCGCTCCTGCACAAGCTCTGGCGCGAGGACGTCGTCGACTGGGAGGGGCGCTTCCGCACGCCGCTGCAGGGGTTCACCTCGACGCCGCGCCCGCTGGACGGGGTGCCGCCGTTCGTGTGGCACGGCTCGATCCGCAGCCCCGAGATCGCCGAGCAGGCCGCCTACTACGGTGACGGCTTCTTCGCCAACAACATCTTCTGGCCGAAGGAGCACTTCATGCGCCTGATCCACCTCTACCGGCAGCGGTACGCCCATTACGGCCACGGCACGCCGGAACAGGCCGTCGTGGGCCTGGGCGGCCAGGTGTTCATGCGCAAGAACTCGCAGGACGCGGTCCGCGAGTTCCGCCCGTACTTCGACGTCGCCCCCGTGTACGGCCACGGGCCGTCGCTGGAGGAGTTCATGGCGGAGACCCCGCTCACCGTGGGCAGCCCGCAGCAGGTCATCGACAGGACTCTCGAGTTCAGGGAGCACTTCGGCGACTACCAGCGCCAGCTGTTCCTGATGGACCACGCGGGGCTGCCGCTGAAGACCGTGCTGGAACAGCTCGACATCCTCGGCGAGGAGGTCGTGCCGGTGCTGCGCAAGGAGTTCGCCAAGGACCGTCCCGCCGAGGTGCCCGACGGGCCCACCCACGCGTCCCGCATCCCCGCCGTCACCGCCTGA
- a CDS encoding epimerase, producing MKVILFGATGMIGRGVLRECLLDDRVTAVLTVGRAPTGLAHDKLREIRHDDLLDLGAIEDELSGYDACFFCLGVSSAGMSEADYRRVTYDFTLSAGRTLARLSPGSTFVYVTGAGTDAQGRSMWARVKGATENALLELPLEAYMFRPGYIHPMHGVTSRTRLYRVAYVVARPLYPILRRMFPSAITTTEQIGLAMIAVAEHGAPKRVLDPSDINALAS from the coding sequence ATGAAAGTGATCCTTTTCGGGGCGACCGGGATGATCGGGCGCGGGGTGCTCAGGGAGTGCCTGCTCGACGACCGGGTGACCGCCGTGCTCACGGTCGGTCGGGCGCCTACGGGGCTCGCGCACGACAAGCTGCGCGAGATCCGGCACGACGATCTGCTGGATCTGGGCGCGATCGAGGATGAGCTGAGCGGCTACGACGCCTGCTTCTTCTGCCTCGGGGTCTCGTCGGCGGGCATGAGCGAGGCGGACTACCGGCGGGTCACGTACGACTTCACGCTGTCCGCTGGGCGCACGCTGGCGCGGCTCAGCCCCGGCTCGACGTTCGTGTACGTGACCGGCGCAGGGACCGACGCCCAGGGGCGGTCCATGTGGGCCAGGGTCAAGGGCGCGACCGAGAACGCCCTGCTGGAGCTGCCGCTGGAGGCGTACATGTTCCGCCCGGGCTACATACATCCGATGCACGGCGTCACGTCCCGCACCCGGCTCTACCGGGTGGCGTACGTGGTGGCACGTCCCCTGTATCCGATCCTGCGCCGGATGTTCCCGTCGGCGATCACCACGACGGAGCAGATCGGGCTCGCCATGATCGCGGTCGCGGAGCACGGCGCGCCCAAGCGCGTCCTCGACCCCTCCGACATCAACGCTCTCGCTTCGTAG